CGAGGCCTTACGCTAGTGCTTTATGGCTTTCTGTTACATTTGTGCATGTTGAATCGTTTTTAATCGGAAAGCCAATGCCTTCGACAGGCAGGCATAATATGTCTGACATGATGTAATGACACTACTACATGAAGTACATCCCATTTTTTAGACATTATGTAtcttttacatatatatatttaccatACATGTTTTATAGCTTTACGTTATGCTAAAATGCAAAAGAACATACTTTGTCATTTAAACATTATATTTTTCTACAAACACTTTGCTTCTATTTTTCATTTAAACAGAGCTCTCATTTTCTGTTGCTTGTAATAACACACTAACAGTACTGCATTAAAAGAATGAATGCGCTTGGAGTGGATTTCGATTCGACGCCCACGCCGGTGGGTCGCGCACCTCCACGTGACAGATGAAcgcgctgttttgttttgtgtggtgTCAGCGTACCTGGCGAGGCGGCGTCCGTTTTAATGGGGCTTCTTAAAGCCTTAGATGAGATTACCGGCAGGGATTAGGAAACGATAAGGGCATCACAAAGTGGCCTACAAAAGGCATCCTTGAGACTTCAGCCCTTCTCGGCCCGTTGTGGTGAGGCGCCGTTCACGTTAGACCAAGCCACGCGCCGTCTCCTCGTCATGGGCAACACCACGGGCAGCACGGTGGACGACCTGCAGGCGGTGGAGATGCACCTGTGGTACAAGAAGTTCATGACGGAGTGCCCGTCGGGTCAGCTCACCCTGCACGAGTTCAAGCAGTTCTTCGGCCTGCGCGGGCTGGACACGGAGGCCAACGCTTACATCGAGCAGATGTTCCGCACCTTCGACATGAACAAGGTACGGGTTTCATATTTACAGGAGGTCCCGCCGTGATGGATGGGGGAGACGGTTCTGAAGTTCCAAAGGGGTGGCAATGTTTTAAAGCATCCCCTTATAGTCAATTTGATTCTTGATTAACGCagcaatttatttattcactttTTAGTTGTATTGATTGCAATTCTAACATTTTCACGACTGTTCTACTTTATTTGATCAACTTCATTTACTGAACGAATGGAAACGACTACTTTTTGCGTGATTCATTTAGCATTTATACAAGACTACTTCAGTTATCTGGAAAAAATTGCAACTGCTTTTACTTTACTATCGTATTTATTGCGCTAAAACTTAATTGCTCCGCGTGTCTTGATGCGAACATCATCACGCCAAGAGCGGCTTGTAATTTTCTGAGGGCTCCGTTACCAAACGGTTCGACGCCACACGCACAAACATCTCGTGCGGTAATCCCGCCCTCATCAATATTTTGAAGGGCGTCTCGTTAAGACCCAACCAACGGATTGAGGGACGTCTGCAATTTCCGAGACGAGGTCATTGTCTGGAAGGGAGGGGGAGCCGCCATCGTAATCATTCGTGAGATTAGCTGAGAGCGAGCTGACGCACTCCCTGACACACTTCTGCTTGGATAATTGGCCAATTAGGACTCAATTTTGGGAAAAGCAAAGGACAATTGGATTTTGGAAACATGCACTGGCATCGCATGTGGCGATGactttggcgccatctagtggcctTTCAGTAAACGCTCATCAAAAGCAAATAGGTGAAAATAGGCGAGTGGCGAATAGGCGGGGAGTTACCGTAGTTGTGTTAAGTGACCGAAACGACGCCCTTAGGACGGCTACATTGACTTCATGGAGTACGTGGCGGCGCTCAGCTTGGTGATGCGTGGCAAGATGGAGCACAAGCTGCGCTGGTACTTCAAGCTCTACGACGTGGACGGCAACGGCTGCATCGACCGACACGAGCTGCTCAACATCATCAAGGTTGGAGAAGGATTGACTGGTCACAATCAGAGGAAGAAAAgtgacaatgatgatgatgtttgcGCCCTCAGGCCATTCGCGCCATTACGGGCAACGAGAACCAGGAAGTGACGGCTGAGGACTTCACCAACAGCGTCTTTGACAGAATCGACATCAACGGTGACGGTGAGGACGCAAAATGACTGCGTTGGCTAACGCAATACGCAGATCTGTACCTAATATTGCGTCCCGCTCGGTCGGACAGGCGAGCTGTCGCTGGACGAGTTTGTGGCGGGCGCTCGCTCCGATGAGGACTTCATGGAGGTGATGATGAAGAGTCTGGACCTGGCGCACATCGTGGCTATGATTCACAGCAGGCGACACAGCGTTTAAAGGACAGCGCCGTCCGTCCATGCTGGTTTGATGGAAACATGCCAGTTGCATTCAAACTGAATCCAGTCAGAAAGGAGGGATTCGGTGGATACAATCAACAGGCGATTATGTTCATGTATTTGTActactctttttatttttataaaatgttACATGAGCTGCTACTGCCCGCTACGCAAAGTAGAAACGGATCAAGGAGATGAGCTGCTTTTGATTAGTGCCTTTTGCTTTGCTCGTTTGTACAATAAAGTCACTTGATCAGCGGACATTTGTCAAGTTATAGTTCACGGCGTGTGCAATTCGGCCACTGGGGGGCAGTATAACTAATTTGAACGGAGACCACGGTGGGTGCGTTAAAATGCACATTGTGAAATTTTCAGTTTGATACTTAGTTTGACGAGAGGCGACAGGTTCTCTGAAAATGGAGCAATTTATTTTGGAATGACCACACGGTGATCGAATGAAAATGTCTCACAGGAAGTCGTACAGATACTTGATGATGTCAAAGTTCACCGTCCTAGGAAGATAAATAACattgtgtgcgtacgtgtgctGACATTGAGAGTACGCACGCGTACGCACACGCATACCTGGAAATAGCGCAGATGAAGTCCATGGAGACGGCGCATTTGTACTTGGGAGCGTCCAGCTGGTCCGCATGGCTGACCTGCGTCAACAGCTGCAAGGTGACCAGCGAGGAGATCTGAACGGGAAGGAGAGGCGAGAGGAACGATGACGAAGGGCGTCGGTCGCCGTGGCTACCAGTCAGGTGCCCACCTGAGAGAAGATGCTGGCGGTGGGCGCCACCCTGCTGTCCACCACGCTGTAAAAAATGGCCAGCATGCGGTCCAGAGGGAAAGGTTTGGGGCCCAGCAGGTGGTTGCTCGTCTTCGGAGACGTACACAAAGGATGATGTCACGAGCTTAGGGAAGTTTCAGAACACGTGGAAGGACAAAATGTTTCTGTGCGCTCACCTTCTCATTCTTCTTTAGGAAGTTGGTCTTCTTTATTTTGCCGTGATGCTTTTGGGAAAGAAAAGGACACATTGTGAGAAGTGCATTCAAAATTGCAATCATGGTTGTATATTTTACTGGACTTCAATGTTGATATTTTGTAAATCACCATTTTTAGCTTTATATCTGTCGAAAATACATTTCGGACTGATCCCCCTTCGTGACTCACTTTGACGAAGAAGCGCTTGTCCGTTCGGGCGGGGTTGTAGGATGCCAGGTAGGCGGCGATCAGCAAGAACTTGGAATAAAACGGCAGCTCCACATGGCTGTGAGCAGACAAACCTgacgggacaaaaaaaaaaaagatgcaaattGGAATCAAATTACTCAAATAATACGATTTTTAGGTATCAGAGCATCGCTGCCCCTGCAAACTGACCTCTTAAAGGGCTTGCTTCCATTTCCACTTCCTGCATCTTCTCCCATTCGAGGCTGGAACACACACCGGGGGAAACTTTGACTGACTCGTTTGTTTGGTAGCTTTTACcgtgtatataatatgaggtgctcatacatttatttattttcattatttatttggccctccgaaagaagctatgcgGCCCgcggaaaaaaatgagtttcacGCCCCTGGCTCAAAGGCTCGACTCACCTAGATACCTCCCTCAGGTAAACCGTTTGCATGGCTTTCTTCAAGTGAGGCTCGACGTGTCGCCACAGCTTGTGCGTGTCGCTCTCTGTggctggacacacacacacaaacgttaGCCTATTGTTAGCGACTTTGTGCTACTTTAGGTGGCTTACCTTTCCCTTCACCCACAGGCTCGCAGAATTTAGTAAAGTTGAGTGCGGCCTGACGTGAAAAATTAACAATGAGTCCAACGCAGATGTTGACTTTTGAGGCGCAACTCACCAGGTGGCGCAGCTCTCTGAGGTCCCGGCACACGGCGTAGAAGACGCCCAGCAGGATGTGGATGTAGGAGGCGTAGAAGTCGGCGGAATAGGTTGGGTGACTATCTCGGGACAAGATCTGGTGCAGCTCGGctgtttgtaaaaataaatcGGAATACCATAGATTGGACAAGCAGGTGTTGACACCAACAGTGAGAAGGTGCAAATGAAAATCCCACGGCGACATTCGGAGTGAAGagtgaaggggggaaaaaaaactacaaccTTTGGTGTATTCGGGGAAGTGGAGCAGCAGAGGCTCCAGGCAGCCCGTGTTTGGCCGGAACGTGTCCCACACCAGCTCGCTGAGCAGCAGGACGCTCACGTTGTCCTCCACCTGCAGAAAGCCATTATATAGAAAATAGATATGACAAATTAATATTCAAATGAACGAGTCGCGTTCAATCGTTCAATGCTCACCAATTCCTGCAGACGCGCAAGAGCCGAGAGCAAGTTAGCATCCATGTCTCGCAGCAACTCTGCTTTCTCCAGAACCTGAAGACCACAAACGCACACTGGAGCAAGATTGGATTTGACGCACGAGTGATTCTTCCGTGTCCTCACGATGTAACGCGTCTGCTCAGCGGTGGCCCGTGAGCAACGCTGCTTGTAGACGCGGACGAAATCGGAAAGCGACGGGCTGCGGGGAAGAGCGCCGACTGCGTCTTCGCCAAAGAAGGACAGGAGGACTTGTTGGAAGAGCAGGGTGGCGGAGATGCACTCGGCGCCGCTGACTGTGGCGTGAGGCATCTGCGAGGGTGAACGCACAGCTTGTAAACAATCGCTCCatgttaacacacacacacacacatgcttacCTCCAGTTCCTTCAGAAGAACATTCACCACGTGACTTTTCCCTGAGGCACGATGACCGTAGATGAAGATGCAAGGCAAGCTGAAGTGCTTAGGCTGTAGTATCAAATACGGCAAGGAATTTCAAGCCATCGTTATTACGTATAATATCCAAAACTAGTACGTACGTATTTAGCGTACATGTTTCCGCCATGTTGCATGCCACGAGTGACAGCTTACCTCTCCCATGAGAGACAGCAGCATTCCGGCTTGAGGCTCCCGACACGGTAGCTGCTCGGCCACCCTCCGCAGACTCTCCTCCTCGTAGCCTGGATGCCGCTGCTGCTGAAGCCACGACGACGACATTTTTCTCCCCACTCCCAAACTAATTAACCGGTTAGCTTAGCTCAGCTAGCATAGCCGTCAACGAGGGGCTTTAAACTCCACCGGAAGCCTCATCAAAAGGGTGAATAAAACGACAACTGGTAGCGCCAATTATCTTTTAACAACATGGAGGTGGCGACGACATACCGCGAATTTATAACAATATTAATAATCAACTTAAGTGGCGTTAAAACGAAGTTATCGGAATGAAGAAGACGAGTTTCGCGGGGACCCACAATGCAACAGCGCAATCAGCCAATCACAAGAAACTGTTTCTACTACGGATTTCTGGGTAATGTAGTTTTTATGTCACATAGaagagatttaaaaataaacgtgTACTTTACATTTAAATTCATTTTCCACAAGTCGTGGCACCTGTTTAAGCTTGAAACACCActattaaatgtttttattcagtCGTCCATGCGTTGCAGATGTAATTACGTGCTGGAGCGAGTGCGCGCGTGCACTAagccgcgcgcgcgcgcgcacacacacagtgtatAACAGGCGACGTCAGACGAAGATTAAAGGACGTGGGTTATCCCTGAAATATCCACAGGGGCTGTTTGCAGCGGATTCGTCGAGAGGGCACGGTAAACAGCCCGGGAGCCATTTGTGTACGGATGCTTTCCGTCGTTGCATGAATATGCAtgcaaagcagcagcagcagcagcgtcaAGTGATGCTGTGACGAAAGACGACAAGAGGTGAAGACGGAAGAGGAGGTGGACGAGCCGCGCGCATCTTTCCTGGCAGGAGGCGGCGGCTGAGGAGGATGGTGCCGGGGGCCCCTAACGTGGGTAGCGCCACCAGCATGCTCCCCGCCTCGGAGGCAGCCAAGATCTACCAGACCAACTACGTCCGCAACTCGCGCGCCATCGGCGTGCTGTGGGCCATCTTCACCATCCTGTTCGCCATCGTCAACGTGGTGTGCTTCATCCAGCCCTACTGGATCGGCGACGGTGCAGACACCCCGCAGACGGGCTACTTTGGTCTCTTCCACTACTGCATCGGCAGCGGCTTATCCCGGGAGCTGACGTGCCAGGGCAGCTTCGCCGAGTTCTCCAGCATCCCGTCCGGCGCCTTCAAGGCCGCCGCTTTCTTCATCGCCACGTCCATGGTGCTGGTGCTGGGCTGCATCGGATGCTTCgcgctcttcttcttctgcggCACCGGCACCGTCTACAAGATCTGCGGGTGGATGCAGCTGGCTGCAGGTGAGACGACTGCGCTTACAATCTGGGCCATCACAGATGGAGGAACCCCCCCATACCTTACACAAGTTTCTCCTGTCGTTATTTTGGTACCCTCCCCCAAAAGCATCCCTTGGTTCAGCTACTTTGGAAACCCGAGCATTCAGTCCAGGTGTCTTCATACCTCCCCGAACACTATGGCGTGCATTTGCTTCGGTTCTTTTGGCAGCTTATTGTTTGCTTCAATTATTACAATCCTTCGAAATGCAACATGAGCATAATTTCAATGCAGCAGAAGCGTTGGAGGTGGTTTGGTTTGGGGGCTGGCGGATGGATGTAAAGCGCAGACGACTTGTGTGGATTAAAGGGGATCACCTCCTTTCACTAATGAGGATTTTCAAGGCGCAGTGAGTAATCTCCCCGAGCGACCGCTCATTGACAACTTAGCAATGAGGGAGGGAAGGCTAAATCTAAAATAAGGCATCCAAACAATGTCCTCGCCATGTTGTATTATTTAAAGGCTGCCTTGTTGCTAGGCGAATTCTTGCGAACATTTGAAGCGTGTCCTGGTTTTTTATTTCGGGGCCAGCTTTGAAGTAGGAATGCCACGCCGTGGGGAAATGTCGCCGCTGTGCATCCCTGATTGCTGAGAACGTTtcatcttgctttttttttttttttttctcccccctcctcctcctcctcctcctcctcctcctcctcctcctcctcctccgcactGAGCATAAATGACTGAAATCCAACTGCAGATATGAAATGAAGAAAGCCTAAAGCAGAAGTCTCCCGCAGGCACCTGTCTGATCCTGGGTTGCATGATCTACCCGGACGGCTGGGACAGCGATGAGGTCAAGCGTATGTGCGGCGAGCAGACGGACAAATACACGCTAGGCGCCTGCTCCCTGCGCTGGGCCTACATACTGGCCATCATGGGCATCATGGACGCCCTCATCCTCTCCTTCCTCGCCTTCGTGCTGGGCAACCGCCAGGACAGCCTCATGGCCGACGAGCTTCTGCTGGAGAGTAAGTCCCTCGGAAGGGGTCTGAGTGTTTTTGTGGTTTGATGTCAGCTGTTTTGTGTCAAGAAATGGACGTGGCGCTATGATCTCAGGCCTGACTGGCTGCTACCTAAACGGGCTGTTGTAAGAGAAAAGGCTTGTGCAACACTGCCCTCCGGTGGACACTACTGGTAACGTCGCTTGTTTAAACGTCTCTTCCAATTTCTCCGCAGAAAGTGTGAACAACGCCATATAACGTGCAAGCCAGCCTCTACATGCTTCTAAAAGGTGAGGAATGTGAATCCTGTCAACGTTTTATACGGTGGATTGTAATGTTGAAGTTATGTCTGAATTGACAGGTTGTGACGTCATCAATTCCAATCTGAGCAGAGATGATGGGAAAGACCCCCCCAAACGATTGTTGAGATGGACAAGAAACTCGGAACGTGTAAAGTAGCACATACTTGGAATTGGCTGCTTGTTTTTGGgcagtttttttctctccacgGGTTGCTTGGCGGGTTTAGGACAAGAAATGAGACTATGGACCACATTCGTAaatcattttcaattttcttacaCTTAAATGTTTGATGTGATTAAGTGGTGGACGTGATAATGATCCatttcacataaaaaaaaaaaaaagataccgtCTATAGGTGGTGTGTAACTATGTGTGCCATCCGTGTATTTTTGTGGAGTCCTTCAaagcaaatattttctttttttgggtcattaaCTGACAATTCATCTACCTCTACAGTCCAGTCatgacgttttgtttttttgtgtgactcGCAGAAAACATGTACAAATTAAGCATAAATGTGAATATATGGTGCGGTTCAATTAATGGATATTGGAAAATGTAACAAGAACTTTTTGGAACAAggaacattttgtgtttttgatttTGGTTTACATTTTTCCGGCTGTCATTTATCGGAGACAAGAGACACATTGCTGGACGGTTTTTAGTACTAGTGCAGTGGTGCCTTTTGTTTCGTAACCTCGCAAATCATCATAAATCATCTTTCCACATTGagaaatatttgtattatttttttttaaattaatatatAATTCGTACCTTTTCTTGTACTTTATTGGCCACCAGGGATCAGTAGGAtacagactgtttttttttttttaattggacttACCTTTATCCAGTTTAAAGAAAACGAAAACAGACCAAAGTGTTTAGAAAACTGTCATTACAGTGATTTATTATAATGAACCATGAAAATAGCCAACCAGTGCAGTGTCTGTGAGCTCCTCCCCTCggcacaaacacactcacacacaaacatacgcacgcacgcacacgaataataataataataattaaaaaacaaacaaaaaacaggacAGCGTCAATGTGTCCAGAGAGggcgtaaataaaaaaaataatgctacAGTCACGGAAACATTCAGCTTTGCCAAGAAGAGCGTTCCTATGTACAAGCATGTTTGAAAAAATGGGAGGCGATGGCTGCGAATTGTACAggcgtagaaaaaaaaagaaaagaagaaaatatttacaaacGTGTTCCTGGTGAAAGCCGGCGTAACCACCTATGATACATTTAATTACACCTTCTACAAGTAAGTAACGCtccttattgaaaaaaaaataaactgcgAGCATCCCACCCGCGGAGGAGGCGCTCGGCTCGGCCCGCCCGGGACCACCGCCAAACACGCCGGGTCCGGGAGCCCCGAGGAGGCGCTCAGCAGACTTCTGATGTCAGACGGAggaatttgacaaaaatatgtcGCTTTTTCTATACAAAACAAACGCTAGAGAAAAACAACAGAGACAACAGACGGACCAAAGAGgagaaaagaggaggaggagaaaagagGAGGGCTAAAGGCTGGAATGTCCATTGCGAAACAAAGTGCAGTTGAACAAGAAAACGGGAGCCCGAACGAGACGCACAACAGTCAAGTCCTCCCCCACCTGTCACAGGAAGGAAGTAGAAAAAGGAGAAGAGCGCCAAGAGCACCACGTTGGGTCGTCCGGTCGGTCGTCCATCTTTTACAGTTTGTCCTGAAGATGTCGTCAGTCTGTTTTGtttggactttttcttttttctttttaaatacccTTTTATCCAACAATCATGTTTTTCCACTGGCCATAGAAAACATATCTACAGCGCCCCGGTTCCGCGTTTGGGGTTGCAAAATGATGGAAGTGTGGGGAAGATCTCCATGGGAATTGGTGGGACTAAAGAAGGAATGTGAATTTGAATTATCGGAACTACAATGATGCGCTGCAATTGGTTGCGGCGGGAGCCAaaagccaaataaataaataaataaataaatctgcgcAGATACTGTTATGTGGGAGAGCTATTCATTTGCATGGATGTCTCTCTGTCCCGTGATACAAAATGAACGGTTGATTTCGAAACCTCTCTCAAATGAATTTCCGACAACGTACAAAGGAAAATTCCCTTACCCCATGGACATTTCCTAACCATTTCCATCGTTTTACAACCTGACCCTCATCCCCAAATCCTGCTTAGGCAGAGTTCAGTGCCACCCTGTGCTCAGGTAACCCGAAGTGTGAAAGGGCGCGGAGGAGGCGGGGCCTCCGCGGGCTCCGGCCGGCACCTGGGGGGCGGCGGACGGAGCTGAGCCTTGCTGAGTCTGTTGCgggggcg
This is a stretch of genomic DNA from Syngnathus typhle isolate RoL2023-S1 ecotype Sweden linkage group LG21, RoL_Styp_1.0, whole genome shotgun sequence. It encodes these proteins:
- the guca1a gene encoding guanylyl cyclase-activating protein 1, with product MGNTTGSTVDDLQAVEMHLWYKKFMTECPSGQLTLHEFKQFFGLRGLDTEANAYIEQMFRTFDMNKDGYIDFMEYVAALSLVMRGKMEHKLRWYFKLYDVDGNGCIDRHELLNIIKAIRAITGNENQEVTAEDFTNSVFDRIDINGDGELSLDEFVAGARSDEDFMEVMMKSLDLAHIVAMIHSRRHSV
- the orc5 gene encoding origin recognition complex subunit 5 is translated as MSSSWLQQQRHPGYEEESLRRVAEQLPCREPQAGMLLSLMGEPKHFSLPCIFIYGHRASGKSHVVNVLLKELEMPHATVSGAECISATLLFQQVLLSFFGEDAVGALPRSPSLSDFVRVYKQRCSRATAEQTRYIVLEKAELLRDMDANLLSALARLQELVEDNVSVLLLSELVWDTFRPNTGCLEPLLLHFPEYTKAELHQILSRDSHPTYSADFYASYIHILLGVFYAVCRDLRELRHLAALNFTKFCEPVGEGKATESDTHKLWRHVEPHLKKAMQTVYLREVSSLEWEKMQEVEMEASPLRGLSAHSHVELPFYSKFLLIAAYLASYNPARTDKRFFVKHHGKIKKTNFLKKNEKTSNHLLGPKPFPLDRMLAIFYSVVDSRVAPTASIFSQISSLVTLQLLTQVSHADQLDAPKYKCAVSMDFICAISRTVNFDIIKYLYDFL
- the lhfpl3 gene encoding LHFPL tetraspan subfamily member 3 protein, encoding MVPGAPNVGSATSMLPASEAAKIYQTNYVRNSRAIGVLWAIFTILFAIVNVVCFIQPYWIGDGADTPQTGYFGLFHYCIGSGLSRELTCQGSFAEFSSIPSGAFKAAAFFIATSMVLVLGCIGCFALFFFCGTGTVYKICGWMQLAAGTCLILGCMIYPDGWDSDEVKRMCGEQTDKYTLGACSLRWAYILAIMGIMDALILSFLAFVLGNRQDSLMADELLLEKSVNNAI